From the genome of Turicibacter faecis, one region includes:
- a CDS encoding HlyD family efflux transporter periplasmic adaptor subunit: protein MKKKKLLMFGGMLFILLIGGIGCYLTFMRSNEIETIPVAHLSTSWWGDLEESSGYIASNMTQEVMLENFKTVKEVLVAEGDRVQVGDPLIVYDQSLKELELQVQQSKVKGLDVQIQLAKKELKNLQSMSSFATGSNQAKAVTASQEEGTDAKEGLNYNSEFFPLEDGTYQVEAHQKDRLHVSFLYRLKGLDEVGKTTVFAPMKLILIVLSDDGNKESFFIDGEGLKIPEGVVSMSVGDYLSLIKDEILEPDGEKVPGQEEPPISVEPPAAQPDDEEPVQDGTEGEDTYSKEELQQLIQEKRSAVRGLELDYKEALLKEQQIKKEIEQLTVRSSVNGVVKKVEDLPSKIDDGTPLLVVTSDEGFYLKGTLNEYQLAKVDVGQVVDIQSYETGMSYEARITEIYPYPVEDNQDWGPKVSRYPFVATIEGDQQLSPNMNVSVTLKSPQEEGQTLYIDMAYVGEDHGQKFVYKVDQNKRLVKERVQTGKVIYGSYIEILSGVNEEDHLAFPYTKNIKDGLKAKVMLEGEE from the coding sequence GTGAAAAAGAAGAAATTACTTATGTTCGGTGGTATGCTTTTTATCCTTTTAATAGGAGGGATAGGTTGCTATCTAACATTTATGCGTTCAAATGAAATTGAAACGATTCCCGTCGCCCACTTAAGTACCTCATGGTGGGGGGATTTAGAAGAATCTTCAGGGTATATTGCCTCGAATATGACCCAAGAGGTCATGCTTGAGAATTTTAAAACAGTTAAAGAGGTTTTAGTTGCTGAGGGAGATCGGGTACAAGTAGGTGACCCCTTAATTGTTTATGACCAAAGTTTGAAAGAATTAGAATTACAGGTTCAACAATCTAAAGTTAAAGGGTTAGATGTTCAAATTCAATTGGCAAAAAAAGAGTTGAAAAACTTACAATCGATGAGTTCTTTTGCGACAGGAAGCAACCAGGCGAAGGCAGTTACAGCGTCTCAGGAAGAGGGAACGGATGCGAAAGAAGGGTTAAATTATAACTCCGAATTTTTCCCATTAGAGGATGGAACGTATCAAGTAGAAGCTCATCAAAAAGACCGGTTACATGTTTCATTTTTATATCGTTTAAAGGGATTAGATGAGGTAGGAAAAACCACCGTTTTTGCCCCAATGAAATTAATTTTAATCGTTCTTTCAGACGATGGAAACAAAGAATCGTTTTTCATTGATGGAGAAGGGTTGAAAATTCCAGAGGGGGTTGTTTCGATGAGCGTGGGAGACTACTTATCCCTGATAAAGGATGAAATCCTAGAGCCAGATGGTGAGAAGGTTCCAGGTCAAGAGGAACCGCCAATTTCGGTGGAGCCTCCTGCTGCTCAACCCGATGACGAAGAACCTGTTCAAGATGGGACAGAAGGTGAGGATACTTATTCAAAAGAGGAGCTTCAACAATTGATTCAAGAGAAACGGTCAGCTGTTAGAGGGTTGGAGTTGGATTATAAAGAAGCGCTCTTAAAGGAGCAACAAATTAAAAAAGAAATCGAACAATTGACCGTTCGAAGTAGCGTCAACGGTGTTGTAAAAAAGGTAGAGGACCTTCCGTCTAAAATAGACGATGGGACCCCGCTTCTTGTGGTCACAAGTGATGAAGGCTTTTACTTAAAGGGAACGCTCAATGAATATCAATTGGCTAAGGTAGATGTCGGTCAAGTAGTAGATATCCAGTCTTATGAAACGGGGATGAGCTATGAAGCACGAATTACAGAGATTTATCCCTACCCTGTTGAAGATAATCAAGATTGGGGTCCGAAAGTGTCACGTTATCCATTTGTTGCGACCATTGAAGGAGATCAACAATTAAGCCCAAATATGAATGTGTCAGTCACACTAAAATCGCCGCAGGAGGAAGGACAAACTCTTTACATCGACATGGCCTATGTCGGCGAGGATCACGGCCAAAAATTTGTTTATAAGGTGGATCAGAATAAACGTTTAGTCAAAGAACGTGTTCAGACAGGAAAGGTTATTTACGGTTCGTATATCGAAATTCTTTCGGGAGTAAACGAGGAAGATCATTTAGCCTTCCCGTATACTAAAAATATTAAGGACGGGTTAAAAGCTAAGGTGATGCTAGAAGGAGAGGAATAA
- a CDS encoding magnesium transporter CorA family protein, which translates to MRSEVNFINSLASGGFEWVNLIDPTHQEVEELCKVYDLEYETVITALDEEERSRVQIEDNFTMIIVDVPVSFESDTYYSTVPLGIVKTNHMLLTLCTRELNVFTKRLKMPTTSINAHIYQILYTISIQYLGYLRVIERKSSQVERALRHSPKNEDLIEMLDLQKSLVYLSSSLRSNQIVLERLVKLEKNDTPESEMLEDVIIENKQAIDMSKIYGNILSSNLNVFETIISNNLNMVMKFLTVVSVIIAVPTVVSSFWGMNVPVPFQNNPYGFLIVFIISLIITVMAGFYINRKENHRKRK; encoded by the coding sequence ATGAGAAGTGAAGTGAATTTTATTAATTCATTAGCTAGCGGAGGATTTGAGTGGGTTAACTTGATTGATCCAACCCATCAAGAGGTTGAAGAATTGTGTAAAGTATATGATTTAGAATATGAGACAGTGATTACGGCACTCGATGAAGAGGAACGTTCACGTGTCCAAATTGAAGATAATTTTACGATGATTATCGTTGACGTTCCCGTCTCTTTTGAGTCGGATACGTATTATTCAACCGTTCCACTAGGAATTGTAAAGACTAATCATATGTTACTGACGTTATGCACGAGGGAATTAAATGTCTTTACCAAAAGGCTTAAAATGCCAACAACGAGTATTAATGCTCATATATATCAAATTTTATATACGATTTCGATCCAATATTTAGGATACCTAAGGGTTATTGAACGAAAAAGTAGTCAAGTTGAGCGCGCCCTACGGCACTCTCCGAAAAATGAAGATTTAATTGAGATGCTAGACTTACAAAAAAGTTTAGTTTACCTGTCTTCTTCTTTACGTTCTAATCAAATTGTACTAGAGCGTTTGGTTAAATTAGAGAAAAATGATACGCCAGAGTCCGAGATGTTAGAAGATGTGATCATCGAAAATAAACAGGCGATTGACATGTCAAAAATTTATGGAAATATTTTAAGTAGTAACTTAAACGTATTTGAAACAATTATTTCAAATAACCTAAATATGGTAATGAAGTTTTTAACGGTCGTTTCAGTAATTATCGCTGTTCCGACGGTTGTTTCAAGTTTTTGGGGAATGAATGTTCCTGTTCCTTTTCAAAATAATCCGTACGGTTTTTTAATCGTATTTATTATTTCGTTAATTATTACAGTGATGGCTGGATTTTATATTAACCGTAAGGAAAACCACCGTAAAAGGAAGTAG
- a CDS encoding ABC transporter ATP-binding protein — MLLEAKNIQKNYFQDKLKVEVLKNINFSVEMGDYVAVMGPSGSGKSTLMNILGCLDLPTSGDYFLNGKDVLSLSEDELSDLRLNEIGFVFQNFQLLSSQSALENVELPLTYAKIPKSERRRRAIQALERVGLGDRLHFKPTQLSGGQKQRVAIARAIVNHPSLLLADEPTGALDSKSGVQIMDLFRQLNDEGVTIVMITHDAKVAQAANRQIAILDGELIHSAVKGRWEW; from the coding sequence ATGCTATTAGAGGCGAAAAATATACAAAAAAATTATTTTCAGGATAAATTAAAAGTAGAAGTGTTAAAAAATATAAATTTTTCAGTTGAAATGGGTGATTATGTCGCCGTTATGGGACCTTCGGGTTCAGGAAAATCGACACTGATGAATATTTTAGGATGTCTTGATTTGCCAACATCGGGTGACTACTTTTTGAATGGAAAAGATGTTCTATCTTTATCTGAGGACGAACTTTCGGACTTGCGATTAAATGAAATCGGATTTGTTTTTCAAAATTTTCAACTTTTATCTTCGCAAAGTGCGCTTGAAAATGTTGAGTTACCCTTGACGTATGCCAAAATTCCTAAAAGTGAACGCCGTCGGCGCGCGATACAGGCACTTGAAAGGGTTGGACTCGGTGATCGGCTTCATTTTAAGCCTACGCAATTATCAGGTGGGCAGAAGCAACGCGTTGCGATTGCACGAGCAATTGTAAATCATCCATCTCTTTTGTTAGCAGATGAACCAACAGGAGCGTTAGATAGTAAATCAGGGGTACAAATTATGGACTTATTTAGACAATTAAATGATGAAGGCGTTACTATTGTTATGATTACTCACGACGCAAAGGTAGCGCAGGCAGCGAATCGACAGATTGCAATTTTAGACGGTGAGCTCATTCATTCGGCTGTTAAAGGGAGATGGGAATGGTGA
- a CDS encoding ABC transporter permease translates to MIENIGLSLKGIWSHKMRSFLTMLGIIIGIASIIAIVSTIKGTNEQIKQNLIGSGNNVVQVKLSQDGYEVEGDQIPYGTKEVSPATLEEIKAIEHVEGASLYRSRSYADGIYYKSTLLEGPSVKGIDEDYFNVMGYVIRQGRLFIDSDYQEFRKNMIIDQDVASSLFQSESPIGQTLEIRGEPFIIIGVVELANQSKPVIHSIDDYYTYHQNQGGNIFLPDVVWPVVYAYDEPQHVAVKASHTDYMGTVGRDCANILNAELWDSTLSYQAIDILEQAKQLQELSAATNQQLLWIASISLLVGGIGVMNIMLVSVTERTNEIGLKKAIGARKRVILAQFLTEAAVLTSLGGILGILAGIILAKVISVVSQTPVAISLPATVGSVVFSIAIGLIFGLLPSMKAANLNPIDALRHE, encoded by the coding sequence ATGATCGAAAATATTGGGCTATCACTAAAAGGTATTTGGTCACATAAAATGCGCTCCTTCTTAACCATGTTAGGTATTATTATTGGGATTGCGTCGATTATTGCCATTGTTTCTACGATTAAAGGGACAAATGAGCAAATTAAACAGAATTTGATTGGGTCAGGGAATAATGTCGTACAGGTTAAGTTGAGTCAAGATGGATATGAAGTCGAGGGAGACCAGATTCCGTATGGGACGAAAGAAGTATCTCCCGCTACGTTGGAAGAGATCAAGGCGATAGAGCATGTAGAAGGTGCCTCTTTGTATCGGAGTAGAAGTTATGCAGATGGAATCTATTATAAGAGCACCTTATTAGAAGGGCCGAGCGTGAAAGGAATAGATGAGGATTATTTTAACGTCATGGGCTATGTGATCCGTCAGGGACGCCTCTTTATTGATTCGGATTACCAGGAGTTTAGAAAAAATATGATTATCGATCAGGATGTTGCTTCAAGTCTTTTTCAAAGTGAAAGTCCAATTGGACAGACGTTGGAGATAAGAGGGGAACCGTTTATTATTATTGGGGTTGTTGAATTGGCTAATCAATCCAAACCTGTTATTCACTCGATTGATGATTACTATACCTACCATCAAAACCAAGGTGGTAACATTTTTCTTCCAGATGTTGTTTGGCCGGTTGTGTATGCATACGATGAACCCCAACATGTCGCGGTTAAGGCGAGTCATACCGATTATATGGGAACAGTAGGACGTGATTGTGCGAATATTTTAAATGCTGAGCTTTGGGATAGTACATTAAGTTATCAGGCCATTGACATTCTTGAACAGGCGAAGCAATTACAAGAATTAAGTGCTGCAACGAATCAGCAATTGTTGTGGATTGCGAGTATTTCACTCCTCGTCGGAGGCATTGGGGTTATGAATATTATGCTCGTTTCTGTGACTGAGCGTACAAATGAGATTGGTTTGAAGAAAGCTATTGGGGCAAGAAAACGAGTAATTTTAGCCCAATTTTTGACGGAAGCGGCCGTATTAACGAGCTTAGGTGGGATCTTGGGAATTTTAGCGGGAATTATACTCGCCAAAGTCATTTCCGTTGTTTCACAAACACCGGTAGCGATTAGTCTTCCGGCTACTGTCGGATCAGTTGTATTTTCGATTGCAATCGGGCTAATTTTTGGATTGCTTCCATCAATGAAGGCAGCAAACCTTAATCCAATTGATGCATTACGTCATGAATAA
- a CDS encoding IS30 family transposase, which translates to MSYKHLNTFERTRIEVLSKMGYSTRQIAGQLNRHHSTIARELKRNTQKTYQAELADELAEQRRLVCHRPETKSEEVIQTIQHYLKLTWSPEQISNTVLKGVISFKTIYRWIYDGTILLGDLSCLRQKGKRRKPRETRGRFNIGTSIHQRPKEVKKRQAFGHWELDTVVSSRGKSKGCLATFIERQTRFYVAVKIENRSASEMYRAISELYEHFPKDTFKTYTVDRGKEFACYSKVEADLKVPVYFADAYSSWQRGSNENANGLLREFFPKKTDLARVSEKEIDEALLLINHRPRKCLGWKTSFELFHEKLSHLY; encoded by the coding sequence ATGAGTTATAAACATCTTAACACATTTGAGCGTACACGTATAGAAGTTCTTTCAAAAATGGGTTATTCAACGAGACAAATTGCGGGGCAATTAAATCGTCATCATTCAACCATTGCTCGTGAACTAAAACGAAATACTCAAAAGACGTATCAAGCAGAGCTAGCAGATGAATTAGCCGAGCAACGTCGCTTAGTTTGTCATCGTCCAGAGACCAAATCTGAAGAAGTTATTCAAACCATCCAACATTATTTAAAGTTAACCTGGTCGCCTGAACAAATTTCTAATACGGTTTTAAAGGGTGTTATTTCATTCAAAACTATTTATCGTTGGATTTATGACGGAACGATTTTGTTAGGGGATTTAAGCTGTTTAAGGCAAAAGGGAAAACGCCGAAAACCACGAGAAACACGCGGACGATTTAACATTGGGACATCAATTCATCAACGTCCGAAAGAGGTAAAAAAACGTCAGGCATTTGGTCATTGGGAACTTGATACAGTTGTTTCAAGCCGTGGTAAAAGTAAAGGATGTTTAGCTACATTTATTGAACGTCAAACACGATTTTATGTCGCCGTTAAAATCGAAAATCGCTCAGCATCTGAAATGTACCGAGCGATTAGTGAGTTATATGAACATTTTCCTAAAGACACCTTTAAAACTTATACCGTTGATCGAGGAAAAGAGTTTGCTTGTTATTCCAAAGTAGAAGCAGATTTAAAGGTTCCTGTTTACTTCGCTGACGCCTATTCCTCTTGGCAAAGAGGAAGTAATGAAAATGCCAATGGTCTTCTTCGAGAATTCTTTCCGAAGAAGACGGACTTAGCACGAGTTAGTGAGAAAGAGATTGATGAAGCCCTCCTCCTCATTAATCATCGACCACGAAAATGCTTAGGTTGGAAAACTTCATTCGAGCTATTTCATGAGAAACTGTCGCATTTGTATTGA
- a CDS encoding hydrolase gives MNKPSIPEKIVPEVTSNLRKNFVRVPDVIRNASGIRIFGKRLKSFIFTTDVAIIKNTNADAVIAVYPFTPQPTITQAIMSVSDIPVICGVGGGLTHGTRSGNIALHAEFQGAIAVVLNAPTPQETIEYVKETIDIPVVVTVVSEHTDVQSRIEAGADILNVSGGSKTAAIVRKIREQYPTIPIIATGGPTDQSILETIAAGANAITYTPPTNGELFRVKMDHYREIENSVQHHEPIDRIHEEELSLTE, from the coding sequence ATGAATAAACCATCTATCCCTGAAAAAATTGTACCTGAGGTAACAAGCAACTTGCGTAAAAATTTCGTACGTGTTCCCGATGTCATTCGAAATGCGAGCGGAATCCGAATCTTTGGAAAACGATTAAAATCATTTATTTTTACAACAGATGTTGCAATTATAAAGAATACAAATGCAGATGCAGTTATTGCTGTCTACCCCTTCACTCCACAACCGACCATTACACAGGCCATTATGTCAGTTTCAGATATTCCGGTTATTTGTGGCGTAGGGGGCGGGCTCACCCATGGTACCCGCTCAGGTAATATTGCCTTGCACGCCGAATTCCAAGGAGCCATTGCGGTCGTGTTAAACGCCCCAACACCGCAAGAAACCATTGAATATGTTAAGGAAACCATTGACATCCCTGTTGTCGTAACCGTCGTCTCTGAACATACAGACGTTCAATCACGCATTGAAGCAGGAGCCGATATCTTAAACGTAAGTGGTGGTTCAAAAACGGCAGCGATTGTTCGTAAAATTCGCGAACAATATCCAACTATCCCAATTATTGCAACAGGAGGACCTACTGATCAATCCATCCTCGAAACCATTGCTGCGGGGGCAAACGCCATTACTTATACACCGCCAACTAACGGTGAACTGTTCCGGGTGAAAATGGATCACTACCGTGAAATAGAAAATAGTGTTCAACACCACGAACCGATCGATCGTATTCATGAAGAAGAACTTTCATTAACTGAATAA